The Drosophila suzukii chromosome X, CBGP_Dsuzu_IsoJpt1.0, whole genome shotgun sequence DNA window TCACATGCGGGTCAACTGGGTCAGTTGGCCAAACAGCGGGGtggaggcggcggcggcggcggtgggGGAGAGGCTAGCAAATCCTCCAGCTTCTTCGCCCAGCTGAACAGCGAGATTGGCCAGTTCCATTATCCGACAATAAACGCAgcagccgccgccgctgccCTCCATGGCTATGGACATGGACATGGCCAGCACCAGCAGCATCATCACCAtggtggaggaggaggtgccCTGGGCAGCCCATCGGCCATGATGAGCCAAATGATTGGGGGCAGCGGGAAGTTGCTGCCGTTTAATAACCAGGCGAATGCCGTCTACGAGGTCCACGACTGGTGGCAGGAGCAGGTTCTTTGTCCACAGACCAGCGATGACGAGATCTAGCAAAGGCCCAAGCGGAGAGCGGGAGGAGGAGCAAGATTAGGAGGAGCATCAGGAGGCGGAGTAACGATAGCTGGATCCCCCCGAGGATGGCCCAAAGCCGGTAGCCGGAAATGCCGCAGAGGTGGTGGAGCTGGAGCCTATTAAACATTATCAACAACTAGTGGCCTAGAACTTTTTTGTATATGCCTAATAAGTGTAAATGTATCGGCCTCACAATTAACGGTTAACAATTCTTAACGAGTATATAGATATATTAGCTATAGTTTAGCACTGGGtaaaaatgaaacaaaaaaacaaacgaaaacccaaaacaaaaaaaacaagggcAACCATTAGTTTtacgttttgttgttgtttgcgTGCTAGATGGTAAATATGATCAGTCAGTCGGTAACTTTGTTATagcttaaatatatatatataaagaaatatatattatatatatgtataatgaGTATATTGCATATGAATTGCATATGTCTTATGTATAGTGCAAATTTATAAGCGCGCTGCCTCACCAAATGGAGCATTGAAATTCGTAAGTTGCGTAAAACGATTAAGTAGCTAACGAATATATAGGAATgtcaaacaaaataaatctcCATCTTACCGATTCGAACTAGCCAAGTTTATACCAAGTAGTAGATGTAGAAAAGAAGACACGAAATAAAACACACACAAAACCAGACACCAAATAGAAAGAGATGCCTATTAAGATATTTTGAGATTAGCCAAAAAAGAACTCAGCacaaattaatattaaagttATTACTACGAGTATAGCCGATGCCCCATTCAATGCGACCTCCCCCTTCCGAAGTGAAGCGTAATAAAAATCGTTGAAATTGCAGAACGTTTTAAAAAAAACCCTCTTGGCTGCTCAATGAATGAATGGGTTTTGGGGAACGTGCGCCCGCAGGGGCTTCAACTACGTCGCTCCGGTTCGATAATCTTGGGCTTATGCTTATGCCAACCTTATGGAACAGGTGCGTGCCAAGGGGCAGAGCAGTGCATCCGTTCCCGCTGCCGGAACGATCGAGCTTTCGGTCGCCGTCCGGAATTCAAATTCTTGCACAGACTAGGGACCCGACTCCGTCCACGCGGCCACGGCTTAAATATGCCCTTGGAGGGGCTGAAAAGCTCAGTACCGAGGGTGTAGCTCGGGTGTTCACAGCACTCTGACCCGCCCACAAAAAAGGACACAATCCAAGGACAGCCCGGCAGCAGCACGTTGACAAGATGCAACTGTTCGTAATCTGCCTGCTGGTGGCCACCACGGCCGCATTCACGATGTTCGGCCCGCACATCCGAATCGTGCCCGGCCAAAAGCCCAACGAGATAGTCCTTCACTTTCGCAATCCGTGCAACAATAAAACCAGCACCACGACCCTAAAGCCGCCACCACCTCCTTGTCCAGATCATCCCACCACGCCAGCCTGTGAGCACCGCATTACCAGTCCGGCTCCCACGAAGCCTCAATGCCCACATGCCACCACCACTCCGCACAATTGTGGGGGAGACACGACGAGTTCAAGTAGGGCCACCACTCCCAAGCCAACATTGCAAACGACTATAGGGACAACTTTCAAGACGACGACATTGAAGCCCACTGAAGGGACAACGGTCAAACCGACCACTCTTAAACCCACAGAATCAACGACGGGGAAGACCACAGAGAAGACTTCTCCCAAACCGACAACTCTGAAACCGACTGACCCTACGACTCTGAAACCCACAGAAAAAACAACCGCCAAGCCAACAACTCTAAAATCAACAGAGGCAACGACAGTGAAGACCACAGAGAAGACGTCTGTCAAACCGACAACTTTGAAACCGACTGAGCCAACGACAGTAAAGACCACCGAGAAGACGTCTGCGAAACCGACAACTCTGAAACCCACTGAGCCCACGACTCTGAAGCCCACTGAAGGAACATCGGCCAAGCCAACAACTCTGAAACCAACTGATGGTACAACGGCCAAGCCGACAACTCTAAAACCAACTGAGCCAACAACAGTGAAGACCACAGAGAAGACGTCCGCGAAACCGACAACTCTGAAACCCACTGAGCCCACGACTCTGAAGCCCACTGAAGGAACAACTGCCAAGCCGACAACTCTGAAACCAACTGATGGAACAACGGCCAAACCGACAACTCTAAAGCCAACTGAGCCAACGACAGTGAAGACCACCGAGAAGACGTCCGCGAAACCGACAACTCTGAAACCCACGGAGCCCACGACTCTGAAGCCTACTGAAGGAACGACGGCCAAGCCGACAACTTTGAAACCAACTGATGGTACAACGGCCAAGCCGACAACTCTAAAACCAACAGAGCCAACGACAGTGAAGACCACAGAGAAGACGTCTGTCAAACCGACAACTCTGAAACCCACTGAGCCCACGACTCTGAAGCCCACTGAAGGAACAACGGCCAAACCGTCAACCCTGAGACCAACTGATGGAACAACGGCGAAGCCGACAACTCTAAAACCAACAGAGGCAACGACAGTGAAGACCACAGAGAAAACGTCCGCTAAACCGACAACTCTGAAACCGACTGACCCTACGACTCTGAAACCCACagaaaaaacaacggccaAGCCAACAACTCTAAAATCAACAGAGGCAACGACAGTGAAGACCACAGAGAAGACGTCTGTCAAACCGACAACTTTGAAACCGACTGAGCCAACGACAGTAAAGACCACCGAGAAGACGTCTGCAAAACCGACACCTCTGAAACCCACTGAGCCCACGACTCTGAAGCCCACTGAAGGAACAACGGCCAAGCCGACAACTCTGAAACCAACTGGTGGTACAACGGCCAAGCCAACAACTCTAAAACCAACTGATTCAACGACAGTGAAGACCACCGAGAAGACGTCCGCGATACCGACAACTCTGAAACCCACTGAGCCCACAACTCTGAAGCCTACTGAAGGAACAACTGCCAAGCCGACAACTCTGAAACCAACTGATGGAACAACGGCCAAACCGACAACTCTAAAGCCAACTGAGCCAACGACAGTGAAGACCACCGAGAAGACGTCCGCGAAACCGACAACTCTGAAACCCACGGAGCCCACGACTCTGAAGCCTACTGAAGGAACGACGGCCAAGCCGACAACTTTGAAACCAACTGATGGTACAACGGCCAAGCCGACAACTCTAAAACCAACAGAGCCAACGACAGTGAAGACCACAGAGAAGACGTCTGTCAAACCGACAACTCTGAAACCCACTGAGCCCACGACTCTGAAGCCCACTGAAGGAACAACGGCCAAGCCGACAACTCTGAAACCAACTGATGGAACAACGGCCAAACCGACAACTCTAAAACCAACTGATTCAACGACAGTGAAGACCACCGAGAGGACGACCGCGAAACCGACAACTTTGAAACCCACTGAGCCCACGACTCTGAAGCCCACTGATGGAACAACGGCCAAGCCGACAACTCTAAAACCAACTGATTCAACGACAGTGAAGACCACCGAGAAGACGTCCGCGAAACCGACAACTCTGAAGCCCACTGAGCCCACGACTCTGAAGCCTTCTGAAGGAACGACGGCCAAGCCTACAACTCTGAAACCAACTGATGGAACAACGGCCAAGCCGACAACTCTAAGACCAACTGATTCAACGACAGTGAAGACCACCGAGAAGACGTCCGCGAAACCGACAACTCTGAAACCCACTGAGCCCACGACTCTGAAGCCTTCTGAAGGAACGACGGCCAAGCCGACAACTCTGAAACCAACTGATGCTACAACGGCCAACCCGACAACTCTGAAACCAACTGATTCAACGACAGTCAAGCCCACCGAGAAGACGTCCGCGAAACCGACATCTCTGAAACCCACGGAGCCCACGACTCTGAAGCCCACTGAAGGAACAACGGCCAAGCCGACAACTCTGAAACCAACTGATGGAACAACGACCAAGCCGACAACTCTAAAACCAACTGATTCAACGACAGTGAAGACCACCGAGAAGACGTCCGCGAAACCGGCAACTGTGAAACCCACGGAGCCCACGACTCTGAAGCCTACTGAAGGAACAACGGCCAAACCGACAACTCTGAAACCAACTGATGGAACAACGGCCAAGCCGACAACTCTAAAACCAACAGAGGCAACGACAGTGAAGACCACAGAGAAGACGTCTGTCAAACCAACAACTCTGAAACCCACTGAGCCCACGACTCTGAAGCCCACTGATGGAACAACGGCCAAGCCGACAACTCTGAAACCAACTGATGGAACAACGGCCAAGCCGACAACTCTAAAACCAACTGATTCAACGACAGTGAAGACCACCGAGAAGACGTCCGCGAAACCGACAACTCTGAAACCCACGGAGCCCACGACTCTGAAGCCCACTGAAGGAACAACGGCCAAGCCGACAACTCTGAAACCAACTGATGGTACAACGGCCAAGCCGACAACTCTAAAGCCAACTGATTCAACGACTGTGAAGACCACCGAGAAGACGTCCGCGAAACCGACAACTCTGAAACCCACGGAGCCCACGACTCTGAAGCCCACTGAAGGAACAACGGCCAAGCCGACAACTCTGAAACCAACTGATGGTACAACGGCCAAGCCGACAACTCTAAAGCCAACTGATTCAACGACAGTGAGGACCACCGAGAAGACGTCCGCGAAACCGACAACTCTGAAACCCACTGAGCCCACGACTCTGAAGCCTTCTGAAGGAACGACGGCCAAGCCGACAACTCTGAAACCAACTGATGCTACAACGGCCAACCCGACAACTCTTAAACCAACTGATTCAACGACAGTCAAGCCCACCGAGAAGACGTCCGCGAAACCGACAACTCTGAAACCCACGGAGCCCACGACTCTGAAGCCCACTGAAGGAACAACGGCCAAGCCGACAACTCTGAAACCAACTGATGGTACAACGGCCAAGCCGACAACTCTAAAACCAACTGATTCAACGACAGTGAAGACCACCGAGAAGACGTCCGCGAAACCGACAACTCTGAAACCCACGGAGCCCACGACTCTGAAGCCCACTGAAGGAACAACGGCCAAGCCGACAACTCTGAAACCAACTGGTGGAACAACGACCAAGCCGACAACTCTAAAACCAACTGATTCAACGACAGTGAGGACCACCGAGAAGACGTCCGCGAAACCGACAACTGTCAAACCCACTGAGCCCACGACTCTGAAGCCTACTGAAGGAACAACGGCCAAGCCGACAACTCTGAAACCAACTGATGGTACAACGGCCAAGCCGACAACTCTAAAACCAACTGAGCCCACGACTCTGAAGCCCACTGAAGGAACAACGGCCAAGCCGACAACTCTTAAACCAACTGATTCAACGACAGTGAAGACCACCGAGAGGACGACCGCGAAATCGACAACTCTGAAACCTACGGAGCCAACGACTCTGAAGCCCACTGAAGGAACAACTGCCAAGCCGACAACTCTGAAACCAACTGATGGAACAACGGCCAAGCCGACAACTCTAAAACCAACTGATTCAACGACAGTGAAGACCACCGAGAAGACGTCCGCGAAACCGACAACTGTGAAACCCGCTGAGCCCACGACTCTGAAGCCTACTGAAGGAACAACGGCCAAACCGACAACTCTGAAACCAACTGATGGAACAACGGCCAAGCCGACAACTCTTAAATCAACAGAGGCAACGACAGTGAAGACCACAGAGAAGACGTCTGTCAAACCAACAACTCTGAAACCCACTGAGCCCACGACTCTGAAGCCCACTGATGGAACAACGGCCAAGCCGACAACTCTGAAACCAACTGATGGAACAACGGCCAAGCCGACAACTCTAAAACCAACTGATTCAACGACAGTGAAGACCACCGAGAGGACGACCGCGAAACCGACAACTCTGAAACCCACTGAGCCCACGACTTTGAAGCCCACTGAAGGAACAACGACCAAGCCGACAACTCTGAAACCAACTGATGGTACAACGGCCAAGCCGACAACTCTAAAACCAACTGATTCAACGACAGAAAAGACCACCGAGAAGACGTCTGTCAAACCGACAACTCTGAAGCCCACTGAGCCCACGACTGTGAAGCCCACTGAAGGAACAACGGCCAAGCCTACAACTCTGAAACCAACTGATGGAACAACGGCCAAGCCGACAACTCTAAAACCAACTGATTCAACGACAGTGAAGACCACCGAGAAGACGTCCGCGAAACCGACAACTCTGAAACCCATTGAGCCCACGACTCTGAAGCCTTCTGAAGGAACGACGGCCAAGCCGACAACTCTGAAACCAACTGATGCTACAACGGCCAACCCGACAACTCTAAAACCAACTGATTCAACGACAGTCAAGCCCACCGAGAAGACGTCCGCGAAACCGACAACTCTGAGACCCACGGAGCCCACGACTCTGAAGCCCACTGAAGGAACAACGGCCAAGCCGACAACTCTGAAACCAACTGATGGTACAACGGCCAAGCCGACAACTCTAAAACCAACTGATTCAACGACAGTGAAGACCACCGAGAAGACGTCCGCGAAACCGACAACTCTGAAACCAACGGAGCCCACGACTCTGAAGCCCACTGAAGGAACAACGGCCAAGCCGACAACTCTGAAACCAACTGATGGTACAACGGCCAAGCCGACAACTCTAAAACCAACTGATTCAACGACAGTGAAGACCACCGAGAAGACGTCCGCGAAACCGACAACTCTGAAGCCCACTGAGCCCACCACTGTGAAGCCCACTGAAGGAACGACGGCCAAGCCTACAACTCTGAAACCAACTGATGGAACAACGGCCAAGCCGACAACTCTAAAACCAACAGAGGCAACGACAGTGAAGACCACAGAGAAGACGTCTGTCAAACCAACAACTCTGAAACCCACTGAGCCCACGACTCTGAAGCCCACTGATGGAACAACGACCAAGCCGACAACTCTGAAACCAACTGATGGGACAACGGCCAAACCGACAACTCTAAAACCAACTGATTCAACGACAGTGAAGACCACCGAGAGGACGACCGCGAAACCGACAACTCTGAAACCCACTGAGCCCACGACTCTGAAGCCCACTGAAGGAACAACGGCCAAGCCGACAACTCTGAAACCAACTGATGGAACAACGGCCAAGCCGACAACTCTAAAACCAACTGATTCAACGACAGAAAAGACCACAGAGAAGACGTCTGTCAAACCGACAACTCTGAAGCCCACTGAGCCCACGACTGTGAAGCCCACTGAAGGAACAACGGCCAAGCCTACAACTCTGAAACCAACTGATGGAACAACGGCCAAGCCGACAACTCTAAAACCAACTGATTCAACGACAGTCAAGCCCACCGAGAAGACGTCCGCGAAACCGACAACTCTGAAACCCACGGAGCCCACGACTCTGAAGCCCACTGAAGGAACAACGGCCAAGCCGACAACTCTGAAACCAACTGATGGTACAACGGCCAAGCCGACAACTCTAAAACCAACTGATTCAACGACAGTGAAGACCACCGAGAAGACGTCCGCGAAACCGACAACTCTGAAACCAACGGAGCCCACGACTCTGAAGCCCACTGAAGGAACAACGGCCAAGCCGACAACTCTGAAACCAACTGATGGTACAACGGCCAAGCCAACAACTCTAAAACCAACTGATTCAACGACAGTGAAGACCACCGAGAAGACGTCCGCGAAACCGACAACTCTGAAGCCCACTGAGCCTACGACTGTGAAGCCCACTGAAGGAACGACGGCCAAGCCTACAACTCTGAAACCAACTGATGGAACAACGGCCAAACCGACAACTCTAAAA harbors:
- the Muc12Ea gene encoding mucin-2 isoform X2, which codes for MQLFVICLLVATTAAFTMFGPHIRIVPGQKPNEIVLHFRNPCNNKTSTTTLKPPPPPCPDHPTTPACEHRITSPAPTKPQCPHATTTPHNCGGDTTSSSRATTPKPTLQTTIGTTFKTTTLKPTEGTTVKPTTLKPTESTTGKTTEKTSPKPTTLKPTDPTTLKPTEKTTAKPTTLKSTEATTVKTTEKTSVKPTTLKPTEPTTVKTTEKTSAKPTTLKPTEPTTLKPTEGTSAKPTTLKPTDGTTAKPTTLKPTEPTTVKTTEKTSAKPTTLKPTEPTTLKPTEGTTAKPTTLKPTDGTTAKPTTLKPTEPTTVKTTEKTSAKPTTLKPTEPTTLKPTEGTTAKPTTLKPTDGTTAKPTTLKPTEPTTVKTTEKTSVKPTTLKPTEPTTLKPTEGTTAKPSTLRPTDGTTAKPTTLKPTEATTVKTTEKTSAKPTTLKPTDPTTLKPTEKTTAKPTTLKSTEATTVKTTEKTSVKPTTLKPTEPTTVKTTEKTSAKPTPLKPTEPTTLKPTEGTTAKPTTLKPTGGTTAKPTTLKPTDSTTVKTTEKTSAIPTTLKPTEPTTLKPTEGTTAKPTTLKPTDGTTAKPTTLKPTEPTTVKTTEKTSAKPTTLKPTEPTTLKPTEGTTAKPTTLKPTDGTTAKPTTLKPTEPTTVKTTEKTSVKPTTLKPTEPTTLKPTEGTTAKPTTLKPTDGTTAKPTTLKPTDSTTVKTTERTTAKPTTLKPTEPTTLKPTDGTTAKPTTLKPTDSTTVKTTEKTSAKPTTLKPTEPTTLKPSEGTTAKPTTLKPTDGTTAKPTTLRPTDSTTVKTTEKTSAKPTTLKPTEPTTLKPSEGTTAKPTTLKPTDATTANPTTLKPTDSTTVKPTEKTSAKPTSLKPTEPTTLKPTEGTTAKPTTLKPTDGTTTKPTTLKPTDSTTVKTTEKTSAKPATVKPTEPTTLKPTEGTTAKPTTLKPTDGTTAKPTTLKPTEATTVKTTEKTSVKPTTLKPTEPTTLKPTDGTTAKPTTLKPTDGTTAKPTTLKPTDSTTVKTTEKTSAKPTTLKPTEPTTLKPTEGTTAKPTTLKPTDGTTAKPTTLKPTDSTTVKTTEKTSAKPTTLKPTEPTTLKPTEGTTAKPTTLKPTDGTTAKPTTLKPTDSTTVRTTEKTSAKPTTLKPTEPTTLKPSEGTTAKPTTLKPTDATTANPTTLKPTDSTTVKPTEKTSAKPTTLKPTEPTTLKPTEGTTAKPTTLKPTDGTTAKPTTLKPTDSTTVKTTEKTSAKPTTLKPTEPTTLKPTEGTTAKPTTLKPTGGTTTKPTTLKPTDSTTVRTTEKTSAKPTTVKPTEPTTLKPTEGTTAKPTTLKPTDGTTAKPTTLKPTEPTTLKPTEGTTAKPTTLKPTDSTTVKTTERTTAKSTTLKPTEPTTLKPTEGTTAKPTTLKPTDGTTAKPTTLKPTDSTTVKTTEKTSAKPTTVKPAEPTTLKPTEGTTAKPTTLKPTDGTTAKPTTLKSTEATTVKTTEKTSVKPTTLKPTEPTTLKPTDGTTAKPTTLKPTDGTTAKPTTLKPTDSTTVKTTERTTAKPTTLKPTEPTTLKPTEGTTTKPTTLKPTDGTTAKPTTLKPTDSTTEKTTEKTSVKPTTLKPTEPTTVKPTEGTTAKPTTLKPTDGTTAKPTTLKPTDSTTVKTTEKTSAKPTTLKPIEPTTLKPSEGTTAKPTTLKPTDATTANPTTLKPTDSTTVKPTEKTSAKPTTLRPTEPTTLKPTEGTTAKPTTLKPTDGTTAKPTTLKPTDSTTVKTTEKTSAKPTTLKPTEPTTLKPTEGTTAKPTTLKPTDGTTAKPTTLKPTDSTTVKTTEKTSAKPTTLKPTEPTTVKPTEGTTAKPTTLKPTDGTTAKPTTLKPTEATTVKTTEKTSVKPTTLKPTEPTTLKPTDGTTTKPTTLKPTDGTTAKPTTLKPTDSTTVKTTERTTAKPTTLKPTEPTTLKPTEGTTAKPTTLKPTDGTTAKPTTLKPTDSTTEKTTEKTSVKPTTLKPTEPTTVKPTEGTTAKPTTLKPTDGTTAKPTTLKPTDSTTVKPTEKTSAKPTTLKPTEPTTLKPTEGTTAKPTTLKPTDGTTAKPTTLKPTDSTTVKTTEKTSAKPTTLKPTEPTTLKPTEGTTAKPTTLKPTDGTTAKPTTLKPTDSTTVKTTEKTSAKPTTLKPTEPTTVKPTEGTTAKPTTLKPTDGTTAKPTTLKPTEATTVKTTEKTSVKPTTLKPTEPTTLKPTDGTTAKPTTLKPTDGTTAKPTTLKPTDSTTVKTTERTTAKPTTLKPTEPTTLKPTEGTTAKPTTLKPTDGTTAKPTTLKPTDSTTVKTTEKTSAKPTTVKPTEPTTLKPTEGTTAKPTTLKPTDGTTAKPTTLKPTEATTVKTTEKTSVKPTTLKPTEPTTLKPTDGTTAKPTTLKPTDGTTAKPTTLKPTDSTTVKTTERTTAKPTTLKPTEPTTLKPTEGTTAKPTTLKPTDGTTAKPTTLKPTEATTVKTTEKTSVKPTTLKPTEPTTLKPTEGTTAKPTTLKPTDSTTVKTTEWTTAKPTTLKPTEPTTLKPTEGTTAKPTTLKPTDGTTAKPTTLKPTDSTTVKTTEKTSAKPTTVKPTEPTTLKPTEGTTAKPTTLKPTDGTTAKPTTLKPTEATTVKTTEKTSVKPTTLKPTEPTTLKPTEGTTAKPTTLRPTDGTTAKPTTLKLTEATTVKTTEKTSVKPTTLKPTEPTTLKPTEGTTVKPTTLKPTDGTTAKPTTLKPTDSTTVKTTERTTAKPTTLKPTEPTTLKPTEGTTAKPTTLKPTDGTTAKPTTLKPTDSTTVKTTEKTSAKPTTVKPTEPTTLKPTEGTTAKPTTLKPTDGTTAKPTTLKPTDSTTVKTTERTTAKPTTLKPTEPTTLKPTEGTTAKPTTLKPTDGTTAKPTTLKPTEQSTVETTEKTSAVPTTLKPTEPTTVKTTEQTSVEPTTLKPTEGTTDKPTTLKPTEQSTVETTEKTSTEPTTLKPTEPTTVKTTEQTSVEPTTLNPTEPTTIKPTEGTTATLTTLKPTKRTSLKPTKRTTSKKTTTEATTTTATLPPFNIFDVITGAALTTASDVS
- the Muc12Ea gene encoding mucin-2 isoform X3, which translates into the protein MQLFVICLLVATTAAFTMFGPHIRIVPGQKPNEIVLHFRNPCNNKTSTTTLKPPPPPCPDHPTTPACEHRITSPAPTKPQCPHATTTPHNCGGDTTSSSRATTPKPTLQTTIGTTFKTTTLKPTEGTTVKPTTLKPTESTTGKTTEKTSPKPTTLKPTDPTTLKPTEKTTAKPTTLKSTEATTVKTTEKTSVKPTTLKPTEPTTVKTTEKTSAKPTTLKPTEPTTLKPTEGTSAKPTTLKPTDGTTAKPTTLKPTEPTTVKTTEKTSAKPTTLKPTEPTTLKPTEGTTAKPTTLKPTDGTTAKPTTLKPTEPTTVKTTEKTSAKPTTLKPTEPTTLKPTEGTTAKPTTLKPTDGTTAKPTTLKPTEPTTVKTTEKTSVKPTTLKPTEPTTLKPTEGTTAKPSTLRPTDGTTAKPTTLKPTEATTVKTTEKTSAKPTTLKPTDPTTLKPTEKTTAKPTTLKSTEATTVKTTEKTSVKPTTLKPTEPTTVKTTEKTSAKPTPLKPTEPTTLKPTEGTTAKPTTLKPTGGTTTKPTTLKPTDGTTAKPTTLKPTDSTTEKTTEKTSVKPTTLKPTEPTTVKPTEGTTAKPTTLKPTDGTTAKPTTLKPTDSTTVKTTEKTSAKPTTLKPIEPTTLKPSEGTTAKPTTLKPTDATTANPTTLKPTDSTTVKPTEKTSAKPTTLRPTEPTTLKPTEGTTAKPTTLKPTDGTTAKPTTLKPTDSTTVKTTEKTSAKPTTLKPTEPTTLKPTEGTTAKPTTLKPTDGTTAKPTTLKPTDSTTVKTTEKTSAKPTTLKPTEPTTVKPTEGTTAKPTTLKPTDGTTAKPTTLKPTEATTVKTTEKTSVKPTTLKPTEPTTLKPTDGTTTKPTTLKPTDGTTAKPTTLKPTDSTTVKTTERTTAKPTTLKPTEPTTLKPTEGTTAKPTTLKPTDGTTAKPTTLKPTDSTTEKTTEKTSVKPTTLKPTEPTTVKPTEGTTAKPTTLKPTDGTTAKPTTLKPTDSTTVKPTEKTSAKPTTLKPTEPTTLKPTEGTTAKPTTLKPTDGTTAKPTTLKPTDSTTVKTTEKTSAKPTTLKPTEPTTLKPTEGTTAKPTTLKPTDGTTAKPTTLKPTDSTTVKTTEKTSAKPTTLKPTEPTTVKPTEGTTAKPTTLKPTDGTTAKPTTLKPTEATTVKTTEKTSVKPTTLKPTEPTTLKPTDGTTAKPTTLKPTDGTTAKPTTLKPTDSTTVKTTERTTAKPTTLKPTEPTTLKPTEGTTAKPTTLKPTDGTTAKPTTLKPTDSTTVKTTEKTSAKPTTVKPTEPTTLKPTEGTTAKPTTLKPTDGTTAKPTTLKPTEATTVKTTEKTSVKPTTLKPTEPTTLKPTDGTTAKPTTLKPTDGTTAKPTTLKPTDSTTVKTTERTTAKPTTLKPTEPTTLKPTEGTTAKPTTLKPTDGTTAKPTTLKPTEATTVKTTEKTSVKPTTLKPTEPTTLKPTEGTTAKPTTLKPTDSTTVKTTEWTTAKPTTLKPTEPTTLKPTEGTTAKPTTLKPTDGTTAKPTTLKPTDSTTVKTTEKTSAKPTTVKPTEPTTLKPTEGTTAKPTTLKPTDGTTAKPTTLKPTEATTVKTTEKTSVKPTTLKPTEPTTLKPTEGTTAKPTTLRPTDGTTAKPTTLKLTEATTVKTTEKTSVKPTTLKPTEPTTLKPTEGTTVKPTTLKPTDGTTAKPTTLKPTDSTTVKTTERTTAKPTTLKPTEPTTLKPTEGTTAKPTTLKPTDGTTAKPTTLKPTDSTTVKTTEKTSAKPTTVKPTEPTTLKPTEGTTAKPTTLKPTDGTTAKPTTLKPTDSTTVKTTERTTAKPTTLKPTEPTTLKPTEGTTAKPTTLKPTDGTTAKPTTLKPTDSTTVKTTERTTAKPTTLKPTEPTTLKPTKGTTAKPTTLKPTEQSTVETTEKTSAVPTTLKPTEPTTVKTTEQTSVEPTTLKPTEGTTDKPTTLKPTEQSTVETTEKTSTEPTTLKPTEPTTVKTTEQTSVEPTTLNPTEPTTIKPTEGTTATLTTLKPTKRTSLKPTKRTTSKKTTTEATTTTATLPPFNIFDVITGAALTTASDVS